In one window of Tachypleus tridentatus isolate NWPU-2018 chromosome 2, ASM421037v1, whole genome shotgun sequence DNA:
- the LOC143244605 gene encoding cytochrome c oxidase assembly factor 6 homolog isoform X1 → MTPLALVSKMSFPNKEQRQRCWDLRDKYWGCLDKNNDDATKCRDYRNMYETECPSQWVKHFDRKRLYLQFKDKIENEGYEPIEEENKKS, encoded by the exons ATGACGCCACTAGCTCTAG TCTCAAAAATGTCATTCCCAAACAAAGAGCAACGTCAGCGATGTTGGGACTTGAGGGATAAGTACTGGGGATGTTTGGATAAGAATAATGATGATGCAACTAAATgtagagattatagaaatatgtaTGAAACAGAATGTCCAAGCCAATGG GTCAAGCATTTTGATAGGAAGAGACTTTATCTCCAATTCAAGGATAAGATAGAGAATGAAGGGTATGAACCTATtgaagaagaaaataagaaatcatga
- the LOC143244605 gene encoding cytochrome c oxidase assembly factor 6 homolog isoform X2 produces the protein MSFPNKEQRQRCWDLRDKYWGCLDKNNDDATKCRDYRNMYETECPSQWVKHFDRKRLYLQFKDKIENEGYEPIEEENKKS, from the exons ATGTCATTCCCAAACAAAGAGCAACGTCAGCGATGTTGGGACTTGAGGGATAAGTACTGGGGATGTTTGGATAAGAATAATGATGATGCAACTAAATgtagagattatagaaatatgtaTGAAACAGAATGTCCAAGCCAATGG GTCAAGCATTTTGATAGGAAGAGACTTTATCTCCAATTCAAGGATAAGATAGAGAATGAAGGGTATGAACCTATtgaagaagaaaataagaaatcatga